Part of the Dehalococcoidia bacterium genome is shown below.
TGTGCGGACGCCAGCGCGGAGCCGGCCCGGTCAACTGGGGACAGCGCATGGGAACGTACCTGACACAGCGTCTCTGCCTGATGCTGATCACCCTGCTCGGCGTCTCGCTGCTCGTCTTCGCCATCCTGCGCGTGATTCCGGGCGGCGTGGAGACGGCGATCCTCGGCGATACGGCTACGCCCGAGCAGTTCGCCGCCGTGCGCCACGAGCTTGGCCTCGACAAGCCGATCCTGGCGCAGTACGGTACCTGGCTCGGTAGCGTGCTGCACGGCGATCTCGGCACCTCGGTGGTGAGCAAGCGCTCGATCGGCTCCGACATGGCCGCGCGCATGCCGGTGACGCTGGAGCTGGGCGGGCTGGCGCTGCTGTTCTCGCTGGCGATCGCCGTGCCGGTCGGCGTGCTTTCCGCGGTGCGCCAGGACACGGTAAGCGACTACGCCGCACGATCGCTGGCGATCGCCGCGCTCTCGATCCCAAGCTTCTGGATCGGCACGCTGGTGATCACCTTCGGCGCCCGCTGGTTCGGCTACGCGCCGCCGCTCACTTACGTGAAGCCCTGGGACGATCTGTTTTCCAACCT
Proteins encoded:
- a CDS encoding ABC transporter permease, with amino-acid sequence MGTYLTQRLCLMLITLLGVSLLVFAILRVIPGGVETAILGDTATPEQFAAVRHELGLDKPILAQYGTWLGSVLHGDLGTSVVSKRSIGSDMAARMPVTLELGGLALLFSLAIAVPVGVLSAVRQDTVSDYAARSLAIAALSIPSFWIGTLVITFGARWFGYAPPLTYVKPWDDLFSNLQTIVPPSFILGLALSGTVMRLTRAQMLEVLRQDYIRTAWAKGLRERSVVRRHAVRNAAIPIITLIGLQVPFLFGGTVVLEQIFSVPGTGRYLITAVTNRDFQVIQAVVLLIAFVVVLSNLLVDLTYSLLDPRIRYG